A window from Opitutia bacterium ISCC 52 encodes these proteins:
- a CDS encoding diaminopimelate decarboxylase, with protein sequence MSTPRFLSHSQCKQIAREYRTPIYVYDEVSLKQAAEEVLAFPAPYGLTGRYAMKACPNGAILTRFRDWGLHFDASSGHEVQRAVRSGVPAERISLSSQEFPDDITDLVNLGISVNACSLKQVEAFGEAFPGGKLGLRVNPGVGSGGTKKTNVGGPSSSFGIWYELLDQVEALVEKYSLQVFRIHSHIGSGSDPDVWVKAVDLTLAQVERFPNVTHVNLGGGFKVGRMPDEVSTDLQVVGAPVKKTFEAFAERTGRKLHMEIEPGTYLVANAGCLLASVQDKTSTGDEGHEFLKLDTGMTDILRPTLYAAQQPMTVVPLDLDPNREDESVIVVGHCCESGDLLTPDPSDPGLLKERVLTRANIGDLFVIDGAGAYCSGMPAKNYNSFPEVPEVMVRESGEIALIRKRQTLDQVFQNEVPLS encoded by the coding sequence ATGTCCACACCTCGTTTCTTATCACACTCACAATGTAAGCAGATTGCTCGCGAGTATCGTACTCCGATCTATGTATACGATGAAGTTTCGTTAAAACAGGCAGCAGAAGAGGTTTTAGCCTTTCCTGCTCCTTACGGGCTAACGGGCAGGTATGCGATGAAGGCCTGTCCGAACGGTGCGATTTTGACACGTTTTCGCGACTGGGGATTGCATTTCGATGCCAGTAGTGGACACGAGGTGCAACGAGCAGTGCGTTCCGGTGTGCCGGCCGAGCGAATCAGCCTCAGCTCTCAGGAATTCCCAGACGATATTACCGACTTGGTAAATTTAGGTATCTCCGTCAACGCCTGTTCCTTGAAACAAGTGGAAGCATTCGGCGAAGCCTTTCCTGGTGGAAAATTAGGATTACGTGTGAATCCCGGTGTAGGCTCGGGTGGAACCAAGAAGACCAATGTGGGGGGGCCTTCTTCCAGCTTTGGGATCTGGTACGAATTGCTCGATCAGGTGGAGGCCCTGGTAGAAAAATACTCGCTTCAGGTGTTTCGGATCCATTCTCACATCGGATCAGGCAGTGACCCCGACGTATGGGTGAAGGCGGTTGATCTTACGTTAGCTCAGGTAGAGCGCTTCCCGAATGTGACGCACGTGAATCTGGGAGGTGGCTTCAAAGTCGGGCGCATGCCGGACGAAGTTTCCACAGATCTGCAAGTGGTGGGTGCACCCGTCAAAAAGACCTTCGAAGCTTTTGCTGAACGAACAGGCCGCAAGCTCCATATGGAGATTGAGCCGGGAACTTACCTGGTTGCCAATGCCGGTTGCTTGCTCGCCAGTGTGCAGGACAAAACCAGCACGGGTGACGAAGGCCATGAATTCCTAAAGCTGGATACAGGGATGACCGATATTCTCCGTCCAACGCTTTATGCGGCTCAACAGCCGATGACAGTGGTGCCTTTGGACTTAGATCCGAATCGTGAAGATGAGTCAGTGATCGTGGTCGGCCATTGTTGCGAATCGGGAGATCTATTAACACCCGACCCCTCTGACCCTGGGTTGCTTAAAGAACGAGTCCTTACCCGAGCAAACATCGGAGACCTGTTTGTGATCGATGGAGCGGGCGCTTACTGCTCTGGAATGCCGGCCAAGAATTACAACTCCTTTCCCGAAGTTCCCGAGGTAATGGTTCGAGAATCCGGTGAGATTGCCCTTATTCGCAAGCGCCAGACCCTAGATCAAGTGTTTCAGAATGAAGTCCCACTGAGCTAA
- a CDS encoding glycosyltransferase family 4 protein produces the protein MAKGHEVEMISTFSYYPLWKKNPEDEKLLFRTDDIKTVTVHRGWHYVPAIATAIKRMVHELTFIGSSVLRALFSQRTDVYVVVAPPLLSGLAIGFIAKLKGRPVIFHIQDLQPDAAVWLGMLTQRWLIKTLYWFEALTYQWMDVVSGITPAMVSVLLDKNLPRQKVKLLPNWIPISQDAERPARNTDSAMRVRRDLGIADDTFLAVYSGNLGSKQGLDVLLDAALELKKRNVPASKITLMICGDRAEKVRLTEKANELGLENLVLKPLLPYADYQAILTAIDVSLVTQVLGSGKAFFPSKVLSILAAGCPILAVCDDESPLHESLAEAHAGVSAHPEEPSDMVDQLLRLANEPEILETYSKSGFTWVKRFSPETVLANFDSVLQAMSEKQTRLL, from the coding sequence TTGGCCAAAGGCCATGAGGTGGAAATGATATCCACTTTCTCCTATTATCCGCTTTGGAAAAAGAACCCGGAAGACGAAAAGCTACTTTTTAGAACCGACGACATCAAAACAGTCACCGTTCATCGCGGCTGGCATTATGTACCCGCAATAGCCACCGCCATCAAACGCATGGTCCATGAGCTCACCTTTATCGGTTCGAGTGTGTTGCGGGCATTGTTCTCACAACGAACCGATGTCTATGTAGTCGTGGCACCCCCGCTCTTATCAGGCTTAGCCATTGGGTTTATCGCTAAGCTAAAAGGCCGCCCGGTCATTTTTCATATTCAGGATCTACAACCCGACGCCGCAGTCTGGCTGGGCATGCTCACGCAGCGCTGGCTGATTAAGACGCTGTACTGGTTTGAGGCACTCACCTACCAATGGATGGATGTAGTCAGTGGTATTACACCAGCCATGGTCTCGGTTCTCCTGGACAAAAATCTCCCTCGGCAAAAAGTAAAACTGTTACCCAATTGGATCCCCATTAGTCAGGATGCAGAACGACCCGCTCGCAATACGGATTCCGCGATGAGAGTTCGCCGCGACCTGGGAATCGCTGACGATACCTTTCTGGCAGTTTACTCAGGCAATCTTGGTTCAAAGCAAGGATTGGATGTCTTGTTGGATGCCGCCTTGGAATTAAAGAAACGCAACGTACCTGCTTCCAAAATCACGCTCATGATCTGTGGCGACAGAGCGGAGAAAGTACGCCTGACAGAAAAAGCCAATGAGCTCGGTTTGGAGAACTTGGTTTTAAAACCGCTCCTTCCCTACGCAGATTACCAGGCCATTCTAACCGCTATCGATGTGAGCCTTGTCACCCAAGTACTTGGATCGGGAAAAGCATTTTTCCCCAGCAAGGTGCTTAGTATTCTCGCTGCCGGCTGTCCCATCCTAGCGGTATGCGACGATGAGAGTCCCCTTCACGAATCTCTTGCTGAGGCACATGCAGGAGTCTCCGCACACCCAGAAGAGCCAAGCGATATGGTAGACCAACTACTACGGCTAGCAAACGAACCTGAGATCCTGGAAACGTATTCAAAATCCGGATTCACTTGGGTCAAACGATTCTCTCCTGAAACAGTCCTCGCAAATTTTGATTCGGTCCTGCAGGCTATGAGTGAAAAGCAAACCAGATTGCTCTAA
- a CDS encoding DEAD/DEAH box helicase produces MAEDDSTTESPEKQNLDDHAFAALGLSHKVVRAVANSGYENPTNIQSQAIPVVLEGRDVIGSSQTGTGKTAAFALPVISNLKKHGKLRCLVLEPTRELADQVTSAFRTYGKFTNLKTALIQGGVGYGRQIEMLNKGVDVVVATPGRLLDLHKQKNISFKDIEVVVLDEVDRMLDMGFLPDVKRIVKLTPRKRQTLFFSATIPSEIEYLAQWSLTNPFTIDVGQRRSAAETVNHCLYPVAREQKMELLLRLLDDMDYQSVLIFTERKLDAEVVARKMELNGHEAVTLHSDRSQRERKKALDGFKSGDFEILIATDVAGRGLDISGISHVVNYDVPRNAENYVHRIGRTGRANTEGDAITLFAADEMEQVKGIEGYIEQEIERVTIENFEYAFTTLLQKQEVARPVRRGRNRGYVPANTMPFNMKGRRR; encoded by the coding sequence ATGGCCGAGGACGACTCCACTACAGAATCCCCAGAAAAGCAGAACTTAGACGACCATGCGTTCGCTGCTCTGGGGCTATCCCACAAGGTCGTTCGTGCAGTCGCGAATAGCGGCTACGAAAATCCGACTAATATTCAGTCGCAAGCCATCCCCGTGGTCCTGGAAGGCAGAGATGTGATTGGTTCCTCCCAGACTGGAACTGGAAAAACAGCCGCATTTGCCTTGCCCGTAATTTCTAATCTGAAGAAGCACGGCAAATTGCGCTGCCTGGTGTTGGAGCCCACACGGGAGCTTGCAGACCAAGTCACCAGCGCTTTTCGCACCTATGGTAAATTTACCAACCTGAAAACGGCCTTGATCCAAGGTGGAGTCGGCTATGGTCGCCAAATTGAAATGTTGAATAAGGGAGTCGATGTCGTTGTGGCTACGCCAGGTCGACTTCTGGATCTCCACAAGCAAAAGAACATCAGCTTCAAAGACATTGAGGTGGTAGTACTCGATGAAGTGGATCGTATGCTCGATATGGGTTTCCTTCCGGATGTAAAGCGCATCGTGAAACTTACTCCACGAAAACGTCAGACCCTATTCTTTTCCGCCACGATTCCATCGGAGATCGAGTATCTGGCTCAGTGGTCGCTTACAAATCCATTTACCATTGATGTCGGACAGCGCCGATCAGCTGCCGAAACCGTTAACCACTGCCTCTATCCAGTCGCACGTGAACAAAAGATGGAGCTATTGCTCAGATTGTTGGACGACATGGACTACCAAAGCGTGCTCATTTTTACGGAGCGCAAATTGGATGCAGAAGTTGTCGCACGGAAAATGGAATTAAACGGCCATGAAGCCGTGACTCTGCACTCCGACCGTAGTCAACGAGAGCGCAAAAAAGCTTTGGACGGATTTAAGAGCGGTGATTTTGAAATATTGATCGCAACCGATGTTGCGGGCCGAGGCCTGGATATTTCAGGAATCAGCCACGTGGTGAACTACGATGTGCCTCGCAATGCCGAGAACTACGTCCACCGCATCGGCCGTACCGGAAGAGCCAATACTGAAGGAGATGCCATCACCCTGTTTGCCGCCGATGAAATGGAACAGGTAAAGGGAATTGAAGGTTATATCGAACAGGAGATCGAACGCGTGACCATCGAGAATTTTGAATACGCGTTTACCACCTTGCTGCAAAAGCAAGAGGTCGCCAGACCCGTGAGAAGAGGCCGCAATCGCGGATATGTTCCTGCCAACACGATGCCTTTCAATATGAAGGGTCGTCGTAGATAA
- a CDS encoding lipid A deacylase LpxR family protein translates to MKQILTCSLSGLLVFSACVWGQDDFLDEPLEKPGPWSLNIYFENDLFSDTDQQYTNGTKVSWVSPYVSEYVHTNFPVLTEFFDREVHFLSDAYNVKNLAFSIGQNMYTPEDIAANELIETDRPYAAWLYLSAGFHAKNDRIQDTFEVQLGMVGPAALGEEIQDIVHDFRGIPKANGWGNQIRNELGLNLVGERRIRLEADNTGMGNGCDCQWRFCDRQCEFLPEHGGRRSAWLQPAPRLRYDPYPSWRGDKYSISR, encoded by the coding sequence ATGAAGCAGATATTAACCTGCAGTCTTTCTGGTCTTCTCGTCTTTTCGGCCTGCGTATGGGGACAAGATGACTTTTTGGACGAGCCATTGGAAAAACCCGGACCTTGGTCCTTGAATATTTATTTTGAGAACGATCTCTTCAGTGATACCGATCAGCAATATACCAATGGCACTAAAGTTTCTTGGGTGTCTCCCTATGTGAGCGAATATGTGCACACTAACTTTCCAGTCCTAACTGAGTTTTTTGACCGAGAAGTGCACTTTCTTTCCGATGCATATAACGTGAAGAATCTGGCATTTTCTATCGGGCAGAACATGTACACTCCTGAGGATATCGCAGCCAATGAGTTAATTGAAACCGATAGGCCCTACGCGGCGTGGCTCTATTTGAGTGCAGGGTTCCATGCTAAGAATGACCGGATTCAGGATACCTTTGAGGTGCAGTTGGGTATGGTCGGTCCGGCTGCGTTGGGCGAAGAAATTCAGGATATTGTGCATGACTTCCGGGGAATTCCGAAAGCAAACGGGTGGGGGAATCAGATCCGTAATGAACTTGGTCTCAATCTGGTTGGAGAGCGGCGGATTCGTTTGGAAGCAGACAACACTGGGATGGGAAACGGATGCGATTGCCAGTGGAGGTTTTGTGATCGGCAATGTGAGTTCCTACCTGAACATGGGGGTCGAAGGTCGGCTTGGCTACAACCTGCCCCAAGACTTCGGTACGACCCATATCCGTCCTGGCGGGGAGACAAATATTCCATTTCTAGATGA
- a CDS encoding glycosyltransferase translates to MRVLLTSHGSIGDIYPMIAYGKALKDAGHTVTFASAPLYKDELQRAELNYAHLPPDWEQEIFTEFMRELDRTKNPILQLKEIYKGAVPFLAELLDRIDETLRDNDVLVSSYLFPNYKVIAEKQGKPFASFAFCHNTIPSPNYPPELVPALRFMPKPIEARWNMLFWHLSNFVVDRTINSVIGKELKKNNLPLAKDFLIRPCDLVLTAVSKALMSDRGEMDDIFKFTGFLRWQSKESEEEEKRIAAFRQGRRVPVLTFGSVAFDDTHAIMSRFEQNWPKGEPIIVQTGWSGLSVEVERPDILVVGKMSHDQLFQHASCVIHHGGAGTTASVLSSGRPHIIIPHIADQNFWGSEIERLGAGIVLNKQNWPEKLHARVRIIEETPNYSDRAQEVQAIMQTEDGPANAVRTLEEFVDQHPFEPTESRAVTTVAD, encoded by the coding sequence ATGCGCGTACTACTCACTTCCCACGGATCGATCGGAGACATCTATCCGATGATTGCATACGGCAAGGCTCTCAAAGACGCGGGGCACACCGTCACGTTCGCGTCCGCCCCACTCTACAAAGACGAACTACAGAGGGCTGAGCTGAACTACGCGCACCTCCCCCCCGACTGGGAACAGGAAATATTCACCGAGTTTATGCGTGAGCTCGACCGTACTAAGAATCCAATTCTACAACTCAAAGAAATCTATAAAGGTGCCGTTCCCTTTCTCGCCGAATTGTTGGACCGCATCGACGAGACACTCCGAGACAATGACGTATTGGTCAGTTCCTATTTATTTCCCAACTACAAGGTCATTGCGGAAAAGCAGGGAAAACCCTTCGCCTCATTTGCATTCTGCCACAATACCATTCCATCCCCCAATTATCCACCCGAGCTGGTTCCTGCACTGAGGTTTATGCCAAAGCCAATCGAGGCACGTTGGAATATGCTGTTCTGGCATCTTTCCAATTTTGTGGTCGATCGCACTATCAATAGTGTCATTGGCAAAGAGCTGAAAAAAAACAACCTGCCACTGGCGAAAGACTTCCTTATCCGTCCATGCGACCTTGTATTGACCGCTGTATCCAAGGCGCTGATGTCAGACCGCGGAGAAATGGACGACATCTTCAAATTCACCGGTTTCCTGCGCTGGCAATCGAAAGAGTCCGAGGAGGAAGAAAAGCGGATCGCTGCTTTCAGACAAGGGCGCAGAGTCCCTGTCCTTACATTTGGTAGCGTAGCCTTCGATGATACCCATGCGATCATGAGTCGCTTCGAACAGAATTGGCCCAAGGGCGAACCCATTATTGTTCAAACCGGCTGGTCCGGTCTCTCAGTCGAAGTAGAAAGACCGGATATCCTGGTGGTTGGCAAGATGTCTCACGATCAACTGTTTCAGCATGCTTCCTGCGTCATCCACCACGGAGGTGCAGGGACGACGGCATCAGTGCTCTCTTCAGGAAGGCCACACATTATTATCCCCCATATCGCAGATCAGAATTTTTGGGGCTCAGAGATTGAACGCCTGGGTGCGGGCATCGTGCTTAACAAACAAAATTGGCCTGAGAAACTTCATGCCCGAGTACGAATCATTGAAGAAACGCCCAACTACAGCGACAGGGCCCAGGAAGTACAAGCGATCATGCAGACAGAAGATGGTCCGGCGAATGCGGTACGCACCCTCGAGGAATTCGTGGACCAACACCCCTTCGAACCCACCGAGAGCAGGGCCGTAACCACCGTCGCTGACTAG
- a CDS encoding lipid A deacylase LpxR family protein, translating to MGVEGRLGYNLPQDFGTTHIRPGGETNIPFLDDRFEGMRREQEYGFLLFASVEGRAVGRDIFLDGNTFRDSHSVNKEPLVADLALGVKFKIRSFKVSYSMVHRTKQFDLQPEAHTFGSMMVSFTY from the coding sequence ATGGGGGTCGAAGGTCGGCTTGGCTACAACCTGCCCCAAGACTTCGGTACGACCCATATCCGTCCTGGCGGGGAGACAAATATTCCATTTCTAGATGATCGCTTTGAAGGCATGCGGCGCGAGCAAGAGTATGGATTTCTGCTGTTTGCCTCGGTGGAGGGCCGAGCAGTCGGACGTGATATTTTCCTGGATGGAAATACGTTTCGAGATAGCCATTCAGTTAATAAAGAACCTCTCGTGGCCGACCTTGCTCTTGGAGTGAAATTCAAAATTCGCTCATTTAAGGTCTCGTATTCTATGGTTCATAGAACCAAGCAATTCGACCTGCAACCAGAGGCTCATACCTTTGGGTCCATGATGGTGTCCTTCACCTATTGA